In Phormidium yuhuli AB48, one genomic interval encodes:
- the thrC gene encoding threonine synthase, translating to MTQAIDRLKQASTAAFTGLKCKECGAEYDATAKHVCDECFGPLEVKYDYDVLRQTVSRETIEAGPHSIWRYKPFLPVATETPIDVGTGMTPLVEAHRLARQLGLKKLYIKNDAVNMPTLSFKDRVVSVALTRARELGFSTVSCASTGNLANSTAAIAAHAGLDCCVFIPADLEAGKILGTLIYNPTLMAVKGNYDQVNRLCSEVANTQGWGFVNINLRPYYSEGSKTLGFEVAEQLGWQLPDHVVAPLASGSLFTKIYKGFQEFIETGLVEAKDVRFSGAQAEGCSPIASAYKEGRDFIAPVKPNTIAKSIAIGNPADGIYAVDIANKTNGTIESVTDAEIIEGMKLLAETEGIFTETAGGTTIATLKKLVEAGKIDPDEVTVAYITGNGLKTQEAVQGYIGEPLTIEPKLDSFERALERAHTLNRLEWQQVLV from the coding sequence ATGACCCAAGCCATTGATCGCCTCAAACAAGCCTCCACCGCCGCCTTTACCGGACTCAAGTGCAAGGAATGTGGCGCTGAATACGACGCCACTGCCAAGCATGTTTGTGATGAGTGCTTTGGTCCGCTGGAGGTGAAATACGATTATGATGTGTTGCGTCAGACCGTGAGCCGAGAGACCATTGAAGCCGGTCCTCACTCCATTTGGCGTTATAAGCCCTTCCTCCCGGTGGCGACGGAGACCCCCATTGATGTGGGAACCGGGATGACGCCTTTGGTGGAAGCCCATCGTTTAGCCCGTCAGCTAGGGTTGAAAAAGCTTTATATTAAAAACGACGCGGTGAATATGCCCACCCTAAGTTTCAAGGACCGGGTGGTATCTGTTGCCCTGACCCGCGCTCGTGAACTGGGTTTCTCGACCGTTTCCTGTGCCAGTACCGGCAACCTCGCGAATTCGACCGCTGCGATCGCCGCCCATGCCGGCCTCGATTGCTGTGTCTTTATCCCCGCCGACTTAGAAGCGGGAAAAATCCTAGGAACCCTCATCTATAATCCCACCCTGATGGCCGTCAAGGGCAACTACGACCAAGTGAATCGCCTCTGTTCAGAAGTCGCCAACACCCAAGGCTGGGGCTTTGTCAATATCAACCTGCGTCCCTACTATTCTGAAGGGTCTAAAACCCTCGGCTTTGAGGTGGCTGAACAACTTGGCTGGCAATTGCCGGATCACGTCGTGGCCCCTCTAGCGTCGGGGTCGTTGTTTACCAAGATTTATAAAGGCTTCCAGGAATTTATCGAAACCGGCTTAGTGGAGGCCAAAGACGTTCGCTTCAGTGGGGCCCAAGCCGAAGGCTGTTCCCCCATCGCCAGTGCTTATAAAGAAGGACGAGACTTCATCGCCCCCGTCAAACCCAACACCATTGCCAAGTCTATCGCCATTGGCAACCCCGCCGATGGCATCTACGCCGTGGATATTGCCAACAAAACGAATGGCACCATTGAATCCGTCACCGATGCTGAAATCATCGAAGGGATGAAGTTATTAGCGGAAACCGAGGGCATCTTCACGGAAACCGCCGGTGGAACCACCATTGCCACCCTGAAAAAATTGGTGGAAGCGGGCAAAATTGACCCCGACGAGGTAACGGTAGCCTACATCACCGGCAACGGCTTGAAAACCCAAGAGGCGGTTCAAGGCTATATTGGCGAACCCCTCACCATCGAGCCGAAACTCGACTCCTTTGAGCGTGCCCTAGAACGCGCTCACACCCTCAACCGCTTGGAATGGCAGCAGGTGCTGGTCTAA
- the rpmF gene encoding 50S ribosomal protein L32 produces the protein MAVPKKKTSKAKRNQRHAVWKRKAALEAEKALSLGKSVLTGRSRGFVYPMKDDEDDDEE, from the coding sequence ATGGCAGTCCCCAAAAAGAAAACTTCCAAAGCCAAGCGCAATCAGCGTCACGCCGTTTGGAAGCGCAAAGCCGCCCTTGAAGCCGAAAAAGCCCTTTCCCTGGGTAAGTCAGTCCTGACTGGGCGCTCTCGCGGCTTTGTCTATCCGATGAAAGATGACGAGGACGACGACGAAGAGTAA
- a CDS encoding energy-coupling factor ABC transporter ATP-binding protein: MANLSPAQPCEDEALSLDQVVFAYPDVPCVLNEITLNIQPGERLGVIGPNGAGKTTLFLTICGVLRPSSGAVRLFGKRVIPGEFRPEVGLVFQNPNDQLFCPSVWDDVAFGVENLGYGEAEVAERVTQTLEQLGILEYRDRPPHHLSGGQKRMVAIAGVLAMQPQLILYDEPSANLDLRSRRRLIEFLHQASQTLIIASHDLELILELCDRLILLDEGTVIADGSPVEIMSDRPLMEAHGLEKPSGLLSHPPR, from the coding sequence GTGGCGAACCTATCTCCAGCTCAGCCCTGTGAAGACGAGGCTCTATCCCTTGATCAGGTGGTCTTTGCCTATCCTGATGTCCCTTGCGTCTTGAATGAGATTACCCTGAACATTCAGCCGGGAGAGCGGTTGGGGGTAATTGGCCCCAATGGGGCGGGAAAAACAACCTTATTTTTAACGATCTGTGGAGTGCTGCGTCCGAGTTCGGGAGCGGTGCGGCTATTTGGCAAACGGGTGATTCCTGGGGAGTTCCGGCCGGAGGTGGGCCTGGTGTTTCAGAATCCCAATGACCAACTGTTTTGTCCCTCGGTGTGGGACGATGTGGCGTTCGGGGTGGAGAATCTCGGCTATGGCGAGGCAGAGGTGGCTGAGCGTGTCACTCAGACGTTGGAGCAATTGGGGATACTGGAGTATCGCGATCGCCCCCCCCATCATCTGTCTGGGGGCCAAAAACGCATGGTGGCCATTGCTGGGGTTTTGGCGATGCAGCCTCAACTGATTCTCTATGATGAGCCGAGTGCAAATCTGGATTTGCGATCGCGCCGTCGTCTGATTGAGTTTCTGCACCAAGCCTCGCAAACGCTGATTATTGCCAGCCATGATTTAGAGTTAATCCTGGAATTGTGCGATCGCCTAATCCTTTTGGACGAAGGGACGGTGATTGCTGATGGTTCTCCCGTGGAGATTATGAGCGATCGCCCCTTAATGGAAGCTCATGGCCTGGAAAAACCCTCAGGCCTGTTGTCCCATCCTCCCCGGTAA
- the miaB gene encoding tRNA (N6-isopentenyl adenosine(37)-C2)-methylthiotransferase MiaB, which produces MTVSPRRYHITTFGCQMNKADSERMAGILEALNFEATEDPNLADLVLYNTCTIRDNAEQKVYSYLGRQAKRKQNDPNLILAVAGCVAQQEGESLLRRVPELDLVMGPQHANRLGDLLEQVFSGSQVVATEPVHIMEDITKPRRDSAVSAWVNVIYGCNERCTYCVVPNVRGVEQSRTPEAIRAEMEELGRQGYKEVTLLGQNIDAYGRDLPGSTPEGRHLHTLTDLLYFVHDVPGIERIRFATSHPRYFTERLIRACQELPKVCEHFHIPFQSGDNEILKAMARGYTHEKYRRIIDKIRHYMPDAAISADAIVGFPGETEEQFQNTLKLTADIGFDILNTAAYSPRPGTPAADWENQLSDEVKQDRLQRLNHLVSLKAAERSQRYANRVEEVLVEEQNPKDPTQVMGRTRGNRLTFFEGNLQELKGKTVSVEISEVRPFSLTGRVLALV; this is translated from the coding sequence ATGACCGTATCCCCCCGCCGCTATCACATCACCACCTTTGGCTGTCAGATGAACAAGGCTGACTCGGAACGGATGGCCGGGATTCTCGAAGCCCTCAACTTCGAGGCCACAGAAGACCCGAACCTGGCTGACCTCGTCCTCTACAACACCTGCACCATCCGCGACAACGCTGAACAAAAGGTCTATTCCTATCTCGGCAGACAGGCCAAACGCAAACAAAATGACCCCAACCTCATCCTGGCCGTCGCCGGTTGTGTGGCTCAGCAGGAAGGGGAATCCCTGCTGCGACGGGTTCCAGAACTTGACCTGGTGATGGGCCCCCAACATGCTAACCGCCTCGGAGACCTCCTCGAACAGGTCTTCTCTGGGAGCCAGGTGGTGGCCACGGAACCGGTCCATATCATGGAGGACATCACCAAACCCCGCCGGGATAGTGCCGTCAGTGCTTGGGTGAATGTCATTTACGGCTGCAATGAACGCTGCACCTATTGCGTGGTTCCCAATGTGCGCGGGGTGGAACAGTCCCGCACCCCGGAGGCGATTCGCGCGGAAATGGAGGAACTGGGGCGACAAGGCTATAAGGAAGTCACCCTCCTTGGGCAAAATATCGATGCTTATGGCCGAGATCTCCCCGGTAGCACCCCCGAAGGACGACATCTACATACCCTCACCGATTTACTCTACTTCGTCCATGATGTGCCGGGTATTGAACGCATCCGTTTCGCCACCAGTCACCCCCGCTACTTCACGGAACGGCTGATTCGCGCCTGTCAGGAACTGCCCAAGGTCTGTGAACATTTCCATATTCCCTTCCAATCGGGGGATAACGAGATTCTTAAAGCTATGGCCCGGGGCTATACCCATGAGAAATATCGCCGCATTATCGACAAAATCCGCCACTATATGCCCGATGCCGCCATTAGTGCTGATGCCATTGTCGGCTTCCCCGGCGAAACCGAGGAACAGTTCCAAAATACCCTCAAGCTGACGGCGGATATTGGCTTCGATATCCTTAACACCGCCGCCTACTCCCCCCGTCCCGGAACCCCCGCTGCTGACTGGGAGAATCAACTCAGTGATGAGGTGAAACAAGACCGTCTGCAACGGCTGAATCACTTGGTCAGTCTTAAAGCTGCTGAACGCTCTCAACGCTATGCGAATCGGGTTGAGGAGGTCTTAGTGGAGGAACAAAATCCTAAAGATCCCACTCAGGTCATGGGACGGACTCGGGGCAACCGCCTCACCTTCTTTGAGGGGAATTTGCAGGAGTTGAAAGGCAAAACGGTCTCTGTGGAAATCTCCGAGGTTCGCCCCTTTAGTTTAACGGGACGAGTTCTGGCCTTGGTCTAA
- a CDS encoding glycosyltransferase, translated as MASVQSIALISVHGDPAIEIGKEEAGGQNVYVRHVGEALADLGWRVDMLTRKTHPNQADVVQHSANCRTIRLTAGPESFIHRDLIFDYLPEFVQAVQQHQRDSGYDYRLIHTNYWLSAWVGMQLRRRQPLVQLHTHHSLGSVKYRTVQDIPTIAQTRLATEKHCIETADCVIATSPQEVEDMRRVTSLGNLKIIPCGTDVERFGSISKQEARVRLGISPEQKRLFYVGRFDSRKGIETLIRAAARSQFRDDPNFQVVIGGGARAGHKDGDERDRLMALTEDLGIADFVKFPGRIDDDLMSAYYAAADVCVVPSHYEPFGLVAIEAMACGTPLVASAVGGLQYSMIHEETGLLVPAKDDAAFAAACDRILANPDWRNQLGEAARQRVLDEFSWQGVAEHLSQVYEGLLEETAIPA; from the coding sequence ATGGCTTCTGTACAGTCTATTGCCTTAATCTCGGTTCATGGCGATCCGGCGATCGAAATCGGGAAAGAAGAAGCTGGAGGACAAAATGTCTATGTGCGTCATGTCGGCGAAGCCCTGGCCGACTTGGGCTGGCGGGTGGATATGTTGACTCGTAAAACCCATCCCAATCAAGCTGATGTTGTGCAGCATTCAGCTAATTGTCGCACCATCCGGCTAACGGCAGGTCCAGAATCCTTCATTCATCGGGATTTGATTTTTGACTATCTTCCTGAGTTTGTGCAGGCAGTCCAGCAGCATCAACGGGACTCGGGTTATGACTATCGCCTCATTCACACGAACTACTGGCTTTCGGCTTGGGTGGGAATGCAGCTAAGACGTCGTCAACCCCTAGTCCAGCTTCATACCCATCACTCTCTGGGGTCTGTGAAGTATCGTACAGTCCAGGACATTCCCACGATCGCCCAAACTCGCCTGGCGACGGAAAAACACTGCATTGAAACCGCTGACTGTGTCATCGCCACCAGTCCCCAGGAAGTGGAGGATATGCGGCGGGTTACCTCCCTGGGGAATCTGAAAATTATTCCCTGTGGTACGGATGTGGAGCGTTTTGGCTCAATTTCTAAGCAAGAGGCCCGGGTGCGATTGGGGATTTCACCAGAGCAAAAACGTCTGTTTTATGTGGGACGCTTCGACTCCCGCAAAGGCATTGAAACCCTAATTCGAGCTGCTGCGCGATCGCAGTTCCGGGATGACCCCAATTTCCAAGTGGTTATTGGGGGTGGGGCCCGTGCGGGCCATAAGGATGGCGATGAGCGCGATCGTCTTATGGCCCTGACTGAAGACTTGGGAATTGCTGACTTTGTGAAGTTTCCAGGCCGCATTGACGACGACCTCATGAGTGCCTACTACGCAGCGGCTGATGTCTGTGTGGTTCCGAGTCATTATGAGCCTTTTGGCTTAGTTGCCATCGAGGCTATGGCCTGCGGAACCCCCCTCGTGGCTAGTGCCGTGGGAGGTCTCCAATACTCGATGATTCATGAGGAAACGGGGTTACTTGTCCCGGCTAAGGACGATGCAGCTTTCGCCGCTGCCTGCGATCGCATCCTCGCCAACCCCGACTGGCGCAACCAATTGGGAGAGGCGGCTCGTCAACGAGTTCTCGATGAGTTCAGTTGGCAAGGGGTCGCCGAACATCTCAGCCAAGTCTATGAAGGCTTGTTAGAAGAAACGGCCATCCCGGCCTAG
- a CDS encoding putative bifunctional diguanylate cyclase/phosphodiesterase, whose translation MFVYFFNYPCLQPSQLPSHIDLAIETPKNTQYVANLKRWSRGCAYGVISLGILVLLGWLLDIGLLKSLTPNWVTMKVNTAIGLVVAGSALLASHYRLKFWELTGAWVVLALGLLTTVQYIFDLDFGIDEAIFPDDPNPIATYLPGRMAINSAIAFFSLGISLIYQGLRRYRLAQFFAVVTLMISFLGCLGYVFGITAFYGLGQFTEMALHTAVAIILLSLGILGRYPDRGGMGITVSELAGGATIRRLIALTFILPTVGCGLVLLGQRAGLYDGEVGLVLLSVASVFVLGTVIWWNARTIGATDYQALYDNLTGLPNRILFRQQLSNCLREAGEQGQSLAVFFIDIDCFKKINDTLGHDLGDDMLQLVTRRILAELPQQASLSRWGGDEFTLLLRHPVDRATCERLARRLVGVLSLPFDIEPYSCYVSGSIGIASYPQDGEDAASLMKHADIALHRSKEMGRGNFHFYQRSLERHAYDLLLLERELHLAVERQEFILLYQPKLSIKTGHLAGMEALIRWNSPRLGQVSPQEFITLAEENGLIVPIGEWVLYRACEQIQRWQQEGFPPVTVAVNLSARQFLQTNLVQTVRQVLETTQVSPEYLELEITETIAIQNVELTQVILQELREMGVKIALDDFGMGYSSLAYLKNFPLNALKIDRSFVQDITTQLSDRAIASAIVTLGRGLGMKIVAEGVETAEQMQILSELDCDEIQGYWLSPARPGEALGEIYQRIADSQPQLPGRMGQQA comes from the coding sequence GTGTTCGTATATTTTTTTAATTATCCCTGCCTTCAACCGTCACAGCTTCCGTCTCACATTGACTTGGCGATTGAAACACCAAAAAACACCCAGTATGTGGCCAACTTAAAACGTTGGTCACGGGGGTGTGCCTATGGAGTGATCAGCCTAGGGATTCTGGTTCTGCTGGGCTGGTTGCTTGATATTGGTCTCCTTAAAAGTCTTACTCCCAACTGGGTGACCATGAAGGTCAATACAGCCATTGGACTGGTTGTGGCTGGGTCTGCACTTCTGGCCAGTCATTATCGCCTAAAATTTTGGGAGCTAACGGGGGCTTGGGTGGTCTTAGCCCTGGGACTGCTAACCACGGTACAGTATATCTTTGACCTTGACTTCGGGATTGATGAAGCGATTTTCCCTGATGATCCCAATCCCATTGCCACCTACCTTCCCGGGCGTATGGCGATAAACAGCGCCATCGCCTTTTTTAGTTTGGGCATTAGCCTGATCTATCAGGGCCTTCGCCGCTACCGACTGGCTCAATTTTTTGCCGTCGTTACCCTGATGATTTCTTTTCTCGGCTGTTTGGGCTATGTCTTTGGGATTACCGCTTTTTATGGACTGGGTCAGTTCACCGAAATGGCCTTGCATACAGCAGTCGCCATTATCCTATTATCTCTCGGCATTCTGGGTCGTTATCCCGATCGCGGTGGAATGGGAATTACGGTGAGCGAACTAGCGGGAGGGGCTACCATTCGCCGCTTAATTGCCTTGACCTTCATTTTACCCACCGTCGGCTGTGGTTTAGTGCTTTTGGGCCAACGGGCGGGCTTGTATGATGGGGAAGTGGGGTTAGTTCTATTGAGTGTTGCTAGTGTCTTTGTACTGGGAACTGTGATTTGGTGGAACGCACGCACCATTGGCGCGACTGACTATCAAGCCCTCTATGATAACCTCACTGGACTGCCCAACCGGATTTTATTTCGCCAACAACTGAGTAACTGTTTACGGGAAGCGGGAGAACAGGGGCAGTCTCTGGCCGTCTTTTTTATTGATATTGATTGTTTCAAAAAAATCAACGATACCCTCGGGCATGACTTGGGGGATGATATGTTGCAGCTAGTGACTCGCCGTATTTTGGCAGAACTGCCTCAGCAAGCCAGTCTCTCCCGCTGGGGAGGGGATGAGTTTACTCTGCTGTTGCGGCATCCTGTTGATCGGGCCACCTGTGAACGTTTAGCCCGGCGACTGGTGGGGGTACTGAGTTTACCTTTTGATATTGAACCCTATTCCTGCTATGTCAGTGGCAGCATTGGTATCGCCAGTTATCCCCAAGATGGTGAGGATGCGGCGAGTTTGATGAAACACGCCGATATTGCTTTACACCGCTCTAAGGAGATGGGACGGGGCAATTTTCACTTTTATCAACGCAGCCTGGAGCGGCACGCTTATGATTTGTTGTTGCTAGAACGAGAACTGCATTTGGCGGTGGAACGTCAGGAGTTTATCCTGTTATATCAGCCTAAGCTATCTATCAAAACGGGACACTTGGCGGGGATGGAGGCCCTAATTCGCTGGAACTCCCCTCGGTTGGGCCAGGTATCTCCTCAAGAATTTATTACCCTGGCTGAGGAAAATGGTTTAATTGTCCCGATTGGGGAATGGGTGTTGTACCGCGCCTGTGAGCAAATCCAACGTTGGCAACAGGAGGGGTTTCCACCGGTGACGGTAGCGGTGAATTTATCGGCCCGTCAGTTTTTGCAGACCAATTTGGTGCAAACGGTGCGGCAAGTGTTAGAAACAACTCAAGTTTCCCCAGAGTATCTGGAATTGGAAATTACGGAAACGATCGCCATTCAAAATGTGGAACTGACTCAGGTGATTCTTCAGGAGTTACGGGAGATGGGGGTGAAGATTGCCTTAGATGATTTTGGTATGGGGTACTCGTCCTTGGCATATCTCAAGAATTTTCCCCTCAATGCTCTTAAGATTGACCGCTCCTTTGTTCAGGACATTACCACTCAGCTGAGCGATCGCGCTATTGCTTCAGCCATTGTCACGTTGGGCCGAGGCTTAGGGATGAAGATTGTGGCGGAAGGGGTGGAAACGGCGGAACAAATGCAGATTTTGTCTGAGTTAGATTGTGATGAAATTCAGGGCTATTGGTTGTCTCCAGCACGCCCAGGGGAGGCATTGGGGGAGATTTATCAGCGTATTGCCGATTCTCAGCCTCAGTTACCGGGGAGGATGGGACAACAGGCCTGA
- a CDS encoding choice-of-anchor L domain-containing protein has product MRLGRTVGTLMALTTVGLATPAAAFTVSQNNDGKALLEVLLGNSQGLHDFSVNLQGHGDAFGIFNNDPFGLGAGIVLSTGKVEELPGLNESVYDLNTDFHMPGSQPGTFDLAQLDLHFYADDTVDRLFFDYVFGSEEFLEFAGSPWNDSFELLLNGVNLAQLSDGQEVNINNLAYSPTGPFHPDYIDNPVGSNTPVRLNGYTRTLTFEGRLQQNAMNTLSIRIQDVADGELDSAVFLKAGTLGTVTPATPPAEQVPEPNVILGLLMLSGMAIAGKRQQGHQDLNP; this is encoded by the coding sequence ATGAGATTAGGGAGAACAGTCGGGACATTAATGGCCCTGACTACGGTAGGATTAGCAACTCCAGCCGCTGCATTTACGGTGAGCCAAAATAATGACGGGAAAGCGTTACTAGAGGTTTTATTAGGCAATAGCCAAGGGCTGCATGATTTTTCAGTTAACCTGCAAGGTCACGGCGATGCCTTTGGGATCTTCAACAATGACCCGTTTGGTCTAGGGGCAGGAATTGTTCTAAGTACAGGAAAAGTTGAGGAACTTCCGGGCTTGAATGAGTCAGTCTATGACCTGAATACGGATTTTCATATGCCTGGGAGTCAACCGGGCACTTTTGATTTAGCTCAGCTTGATCTTCATTTTTATGCTGATGACACCGTTGATCGTCTCTTTTTTGATTATGTCTTTGGTTCAGAGGAGTTTTTAGAGTTTGCTGGGAGTCCCTGGAATGATTCCTTTGAACTTTTATTAAATGGGGTTAATCTAGCTCAGTTAAGTGATGGCCAGGAGGTTAATATTAATAACCTTGCCTACAGCCCAACCGGCCCGTTCCACCCAGACTATATTGATAATCCCGTAGGTTCAAACACCCCAGTTCGCCTCAATGGTTATACGAGAACCTTAACCTTTGAGGGCCGACTTCAGCAGAATGCCATGAATACCCTCAGCATTCGGATTCAGGATGTGGCGGATGGGGAGTTAGATTCGGCAGTCTTCTTAAAAGCGGGGACCTTGGGAACCGTTACCCCAGCCACCCCTCCGGCTGAACAGGTTCCTGAACCCAATGTCATACTGGGTTTGCTGATGCTATCTGGGATGGCGATCGCCGGTAAACGGCAACAGGGACATCAAGATCTAAACCCCTGA
- a CDS encoding MoaD/ThiS family protein: protein MSVTVLIPTPLQKFTGDRAKIDCEAGSITELIDALEGSCPGIKARLCDEQGKPRRFLNFYVNSEDIRFLQNTDTPLNDGDEVSIVPAVAGG from the coding sequence ATGTCCGTAACGGTTCTGATTCCCACCCCCCTGCAAAAATTCACCGGCGATCGCGCCAAGATCGACTGTGAGGCGGGGAGTATTACTGAGTTAATCGATGCCCTGGAAGGATCTTGTCCAGGAATCAAGGCCCGTCTGTGTGACGAACAGGGCAAACCCCGGCGCTTCCTCAACTTCTATGTCAACAGCGAGGATATCCGCTTTCTGCAGAACACAGACACCCCCCTCAACGACGGAGATGAGGTGAGTATTGTGCCAGCAGTCGCTGGGGGGTAG